GACGACAAGCGCCAGCGTCTTCTCCGGCTGCTCGACATGAGGCGCGTGGCCGCAGGAGTCGAGCATGGCGACGTCGACCGGATTGTAGCTCTGCGTCTCCAGCGCGGTGATCTGGGCGCGCGTGCCGTACTGGTCGTCGACGCCCTGGATCGCCAGCACCGGCACGCGGATGTAGGCGATGACCTCTTCGATGTTCCAGCTCTTGAAGGCCGGGTCGAGCCAGGCGTCGTTCCAGCCGCGGAAGGCATTGTCGACGTCGGCATGATACTTGCCGAGTCGCGCCCGCAGATCGCCGGTCTCGTAGACCTCGCGCGCCCTGGCGATCGCGGCGAGGCCCAGCGCCTCGGTGAAGAAGTGCGGCGCCATCAGGACGAGGCCGCGCACGCGGTGGTCCTGCACCGAGCCGCCATGGATCGCCGCGATCGAGGCGCCGTCGGAATGGCCGACGAGCACGCCCTGCCGGAAACCGATCGCGTCGAGCACCTTGGGCAGCACGTCCAGCGCCTCGCGCGTCATGTAGTCGAGCGGACGCGGCAGGACGGCCGGGGCAGACTGGCCATAGCCGCGGCGGGAATAGGCGAAGACGCCGTAGCGCGTGGCGCGGGCGAGCTTCTCGGGAAAATCCCGCCACAGCGCAGCGCAGCCGAGCCCTTCATGCAGCAGAACGACGGTCGGTGCCGCGTCAGGCGCCGGGCCGAAACAGCGTCCCTCCAGCGTCACACCGTCGATGTCGAGCGTCAGGCCTTGGCCGTCTGTCCACATGGCGTCATGCTCCTTCCCTGAGCTTGAAGCGCTGGACCTTGCCGGTGGCCGTCTTCGGCAGGTCCGGCACGATCTCGATCCAGCGCGGATATTTCCACGCGCCCACCTTGGCCTTGACCTGCTCCCTGAGCGTCTCGGCGAGGCCGTCGGGCGCATGGCCGTTCTTCAGCACCACGAAGGCGCGCGGTTTCTCGAGACCGGTCTCGTCCCGGTGGGCAACGACCGCAGCCTCCAGCACGTCGGGATGCGAGACCAGCGCCTGCTCGACCTCGAAGGGCGAAACCCAGATGCCCGAGACCTTGAACATGTCGTCGGTGCGGCCGCAGTAGACGAAGCGGCCGTCGGCGGTGCGCTCGTACTTGTCGCCGGTGCGCGTCCAGTGCCCCTCGAAGGTCGAACGGCTCTTGTCGCGCTGGTTCCAGTAGCCGTCGGCGGCCGAGGGGCCGTTGACCAGGAGTTCGCCGACCTCGCCTGCGCCGACCTCGCGGCCGGTCTCGTCGACGAGGCGCACCTGGTAGCCGGGCACGGCGACGCCCGACGTCCCGTAGACGATGGAGCCGGGCGCGTTGGACAGGAAGATGTGCAGCATCTCGGTGGAGCCGACGCCGTCGATGATGTCGGTGCCGGTCTGCGCCTTCCAGCGGTTGCCGATCTCGGCCGGCAGCGCCTCGCCGGCCGACACGCAAATCCGCAGCCGGTCGAGCCCGGGGGGCGCCTCCTTCGCCATGTGGGCGACCATGCCGGCATAGAGCGTCGGCACGCCGCAGAAGATCGTCGGCCGATGTTCGGCCATGGCGGCGAACATGTCGGCCGGCGTCGGGCGGCCGCGGAACAGCAGGGCCGTCGCGCCGGCGGCCATCGGGAAGGTCATGGCGTTGCCGAGCCCGTAGGCGAAGAACAGCTTGGCCGCCGACAGCACCGTGTCATCCTCGCGGATGCCGAGGACTTGCGCGCCGAACGTGTCCGCGGTGGCCTTCAGGCTCCCGTGGACGTGGCGGACACCCTTGGGCCGGCCGGTGGAGCCGGAGGAATAAAGCCAGAACGCGCATTCGTCGGCCTCGGCCGCCACCGTGCCGCCGGTGTCGCTCGCCGCCAGCTCGTCGGCGAAGCAGAGATGGTCGCCGGATTCGCCGCCGACGACGAAGACCGCCTTCAGGTGCTTCAGCCGCGGCAGCAGCGGCGCCACCGCCGGAAGCAGTTCCTTCGAAACGAACAGCGCGCGGGCGCGGCTGTCGTTCAGGATGATCTCGTAATAATCGGGCGACAGCAGCGTGTTGAGCGGCACCGGGATGACGCCCGCCTTCAGGCTGCCCCAGAAGATGACCGGGAACTCGATCTGGTCCAGCACGATCATCGCCGCGCGCGCCTCCGGCGCGACGCCGTGGCGGCGGTAGAGATCGGCCATGCGACCCGCTTCGGTGGCGAGTTCGCCGTAGCGGATGCTGCGCCCGCCCGGCCCGCATTCCACGAAGGCAGGCTTGTCGCCGCGCCCCTCCCCGGCGTGGCGGTCGACGAAATGGGCCGCGGCATTGCCGTTCGCTGGGTTCAACTCATCCTCCCCGATGAAGCCTGTCCTTGCAGCCGCGCCCGGGCTCTCCTCCCCGGACGCGATGCGATATCATGCATCATGCGCGCGAGGCAGGCAAGCGGCTCGGCCGCGGAGGAATCGAATCTCGTGCATTTTTGTGCATCACCTTCGGCTGACCGATGCCACGATGCTACGCGCAGGGGCCTCGGCCACGGACGGTCGCGAGGGCCGCGCAACGAGCGCGCCTGTGCGTTCAGTGCGGAGGCGGATCGAGGTTCCTGGCGCGCGGTCCCATTCGAACGGTGATCTCGATCTTCTGGTCGAGCCGCGACAGGATCGCCATCAGCCGGTCGATCGTGAAGCGCCCACGGTCGCGCTGCCGCCGTGCGCGTCCGTTGAGCTGCCCCCCCGCCCGCCCTCCCGACTTGTCGAAGGCGGCCATGCGCGATACGCCTGACCGGATGAACGGCAGCGCGCTGCAGAGACGGTTCTGGCGGTTCGGCCTCGTGCTGGGGCTGCTGTCGCTCGTGCTGACGGTGGCGATCGTCTGGATGGCGCAGGAGGTGGCGGGGCGGCGCGCCGAGACGGAGCTGAAGGCGCGCGCCACCGAGGCTCTGGCGCTGCAGTCGGAAGCGCTGTCGGGACTGCTCGAGAAGTACCGCCTGCTGCCGCCGATCCTCGCCCGGCGGCGCGAGGTGATCGACGCCTTCGCGCTGCAGGAAAGCCCGCTGCGCGACGCGGACACCCGCCGCATGCTCGTCGAACTGACCGGCTTCTCCGGCGCACGCGAGGTGGCGCTGGTAAAGCCCGACGGTACCCTGATCGCCGCCGCCCGCGGTCTCGTCGACGCCGCGATCACGAGGTCGCCGGCGCTGCAGGAACCCGTGAGCCAGCGGCGGCTCGGCCGCGCGGCGGTGACGCTGACAGACGGCACGCGCACCTATGCCTTCGCGGCCAATGTCCGCCAGGGCGATACGGCACTCGGCATGATCGCCGTCTTCGTGCCTTTCGAACCGATCGAGGCGCAGTGGTCGCTGTCGTCGAACCCGATCTTCGTCACCGGCGCGGACGACCGGGTGTTCCTGTCCAACCGCCGCGAATGGCGCCAGCGCGAATGGAGCAGCAACGACCTGACGGTAGGCGAGCCGCTGGCGCCTCTCTCGCCCGATCGCATCGGTCTGGTGCGCGGTCCGGCCGGCGCCCTCTGGATCGACGCCAACCGCGACATGCCGCTGCTGGGCTGGACGCTGCACGTGCTGGCCGATGCGCGACCGCTGGCGTCGGCACGTTGGAGCGCGGGTACGATCGCGGGTCTGGCGGTGGTCGTCCTGTCGGGCGGCGTTTTCCTGCTGCTGCGGCGGCGCCAGGCACTGCTCGGACGACAGCGCCGCGACCGGGCGCAGGCGATCCGGCTCGAACGTCAGGTGCGCGCCCGCACCGCCGAGCTGACGGCGACCAACCGGCAACTGGCGAGCGAGATTGAGGAGCGTCGGCAGGCCGAGGATCGGCTGCGCGCCGCGCAGGCCGAACTGGTGCATGCCGCCAAGCTCGCCACCATCGGCCAGATGTCGGCAGCCTTGAGCCACGAGTACAACCAGCCGATCGCCGCCATCCGCACCTATGCCGACAATGCCGGCCAGTTCCTCGCCCGCAGCCGGCTCGACGCGGTGGGCGACGCGCTGACCCGCATCGCCGGCCTCGCCGACCGCATGGCGTCGCTGACGCGCACGCTGCTGACCTTCTCGCGCAAGCCGGACACCCGGCTGTCGCCGGTGGCGCTGAAGCTCGTCGCCGACGAGGCGGCGCTGCTGACTGCGCCGCGGGCGCGCAAGGCGGGCGTGGCGCTCGACTTCGACGTCGAGCCGGACCTGATCCTCTCGACCGGCCGCGTGCGGCTCTCGCAGGTGCTGGTCAATCTGATCGGGAATGCCATCGACGCGCTGGAGGGCCCGGGCGGCGGCCTGCCCGAGGCCCGCATCCGTGTCGCGGCGCACCGCAACGGCGATCGCGCGGTGCTGACGGTCGCCGACAACGGGCCGGGCTTCGCCGACGGCACCATCGAGCGCCTTTTCGAGCCCTTCTACACCACCAAGGAAGCCGGCGAAGGCCTCGGCCTCGGCCTCGCGATCGTCGAGCATCTGGTGCGCGATCTCGGCGGCTCGATCCGCGCCGCGCAGAACCCGGATGGCGGCGCCTGCTTCACCATCGACCTGCCGCTGCACGGGGAGCGGTTGGAGGCTGCGGAAAAGGACGGGGCCAGGCGATGAGCGACGCAGGCAGGATCATGCTGGTCGAGGACGACGAGGCCCTTCGCCATGCGCTGGCGCAGGGACTGGAACTCGACGACTTCGCGGTCGAGAGTTTCGTGGGCGCGGATGCGGCCCTCGCCCGGCTCGACCGCAACTTCCCGGGCGTGGTGGTGTCGGACATCCGCATGCCGCGGGTCGACGGCATGGCCATGCTTCGCCGGGCGCTGGAAATCGACCCGGCCCTGCCGGTCGTGCTGATCACCGGCCATGGCGACGTGACGCTGGCGGTGGAGGCGATGCGGGAGGGTGCCTACGACTTCATCACCAAACCCTTTGCCGTCTCCGCATTGGCGGCCGTCATCAAACGCGCCATCGAAAAGCGGCGGCTGGTGCTGGAGAACCGGGCGCTGCGCGAGCGGCTCGACGCTTCGACGGACCTCGAGAGCAGGCTCGTCGGTCGTACGCCGGCGATCATGCGCCTGCGCGAGGAGATCTCGGCCATCGCCTCGACCGGCATCGACGTGCTGGTGCGCGGCGAGACCGGCGCCGGCAAGGAAGTGGTGGCGCGTGCGCTGCACGATTTCGGCGACCGCGCGAAGGGCAATTTCGTCGCGTTGAACTGCGCGGCGCTGCCGGCCGACATCTTCGAATCCGAATTGTTCGGCCACGAGGCCGGCGCCTTCACCGGGGCACAGCGCCAGCGCATCGGCAAGCTGGAATATGCCAAGGGCGGCACGGTCTTCCTCGACGAGATCGAATCCATGCCGCTCGACCTCCAGGCCAAGCTCCTGCGCGCCATCGAGACGCGCAGCGTGGAGCGGCTCGGCTCCAACCGGCAGATCGCGCTCGACGTGCGCTTCATCGCCGCGACCAAGTCGGACCTCGCCCAGGCGGGCAACGAGGGCCGGTTCCGCGCCGACCTCTATTACCGGCTGAACGTGGCGACGCTCGCGATCCCTCCGCTCCGGGAGCGGCGCGAGGACGTGGCGCTCCTGTTCTTCCATCTGGCGCGCGAGGCCCGGGCGCGGTACCGGCGCGAGATTCCGGAACTGTCGCCGGAACTGGAAGCGGAACTGCGCGCCCACGACTGGCCGGGCAACGTGCGGGAGCTGCGCAACATCGCCGACCGCTTCGTGCTCGGCCTGTGGCGCGGCTTCGGCACGGCGGCAGGCGCAACGCAGGGGGCGGCCGCGAGCGGCGCGCTGGCGGACCGGGTGGCGGCCTTCGAGCGCTCCGTCATC
The nucleotide sequence above comes from Aquibium microcysteis. Encoded proteins:
- a CDS encoding alpha/beta fold hydrolase — translated: MWTDGQGLTLDIDGVTLEGRCFGPAPDAAPTVVLLHEGLGCAALWRDFPEKLARATRYGVFAYSRRGYGQSAPAVLPRPLDYMTREALDVLPKVLDAIGFRQGVLVGHSDGASIAAIHGGSVQDHRVRGLVLMAPHFFTEALGLAAIARAREVYETGDLRARLGKYHADVDNAFRGWNDAWLDPAFKSWNIEEVIAYIRVPVLAIQGVDDQYGTRAQITALETQSYNPVDVAMLDSCGHAPHVEQPEKTLALVVDYLERLDRIEAAKAEAA
- a CDS encoding benzoate-CoA ligase family protein, translated to MNPANGNAAAHFVDRHAGEGRGDKPAFVECGPGGRSIRYGELATEAGRMADLYRRHGVAPEARAAMIVLDQIEFPVIFWGSLKAGVIPVPLNTLLSPDYYEIILNDSRARALFVSKELLPAVAPLLPRLKHLKAVFVVGGESGDHLCFADELAASDTGGTVAAEADECAFWLYSSGSTGRPKGVRHVHGSLKATADTFGAQVLGIREDDTVLSAAKLFFAYGLGNAMTFPMAAGATALLFRGRPTPADMFAAMAEHRPTIFCGVPTLYAGMVAHMAKEAPPGLDRLRICVSAGEALPAEIGNRWKAQTGTDIIDGVGSTEMLHIFLSNAPGSIVYGTSGVAVPGYQVRLVDETGREVGAGEVGELLVNGPSAADGYWNQRDKSRSTFEGHWTRTGDKYERTADGRFVYCGRTDDMFKVSGIWVSPFEVEQALVSHPDVLEAAVVAHRDETGLEKPRAFVVLKNGHAPDGLAETLREQVKAKVGAWKYPRWIEIVPDLPKTATGKVQRFKLREGA
- a CDS encoding sensor histidine kinase; this translates as MRDTPDRMNGSALQRRFWRFGLVLGLLSLVLTVAIVWMAQEVAGRRAETELKARATEALALQSEALSGLLEKYRLLPPILARRREVIDAFALQESPLRDADTRRMLVELTGFSGAREVALVKPDGTLIAAARGLVDAAITRSPALQEPVSQRRLGRAAVTLTDGTRTYAFAANVRQGDTALGMIAVFVPFEPIEAQWSLSSNPIFVTGADDRVFLSNRREWRQREWSSNDLTVGEPLAPLSPDRIGLVRGPAGALWIDANRDMPLLGWTLHVLADARPLASARWSAGTIAGLAVVVLSGGVFLLLRRRQALLGRQRRDRAQAIRLERQVRARTAELTATNRQLASEIEERRQAEDRLRAAQAELVHAAKLATIGQMSAALSHEYNQPIAAIRTYADNAGQFLARSRLDAVGDALTRIAGLADRMASLTRTLLTFSRKPDTRLSPVALKLVADEAALLTAPRARKAGVALDFDVEPDLILSTGRVRLSQVLVNLIGNAIDALEGPGGGLPEARIRVAAHRNGDRAVLTVADNGPGFADGTIERLFEPFYTTKEAGEGLGLGLAIVEHLVRDLGGSIRAAQNPDGGACFTIDLPLHGERLEAAEKDGARR
- a CDS encoding sigma-54-dependent transcriptional regulator, translating into MSDAGRIMLVEDDEALRHALAQGLELDDFAVESFVGADAALARLDRNFPGVVVSDIRMPRVDGMAMLRRALEIDPALPVVLITGHGDVTLAVEAMREGAYDFITKPFAVSALAAVIKRAIEKRRLVLENRALRERLDASTDLESRLVGRTPAIMRLREEISAIASTGIDVLVRGETGAGKEVVARALHDFGDRAKGNFVALNCAALPADIFESELFGHEAGAFTGAQRQRIGKLEYAKGGTVFLDEIESMPLDLQAKLLRAIETRSVERLGSNRQIALDVRFIAATKSDLAQAGNEGRFRADLYYRLNVATLAIPPLRERREDVALLFFHLAREARARYRREIPELSPELEAELRAHDWPGNVRELRNIADRFVLGLWRGFGTAAGATQGAAASGALADRVAAFERSVIEAELRRSGGRMRPVYEALQISRKGLYDKMQRLGLTIPEDG